TGCGGACCTTGCCCTCGGCCTTGTCGACGGTGTCGACGACGGCCAGCTGACGGCGCTGCTTCTCCTGAAGCCGCTGTTTACGGGAGAGGGTCTTGTCGGTGCTCTGCACAGTCATGACCAAGATCATAATTCCTCGGAGGCCAACGCCCGTACAGGTCCGGGAAGTTCACCCCGGCCGACCGGGGTCTGTCCGGTCCGGCCCACTGTTCCGCCACACCCAGGCCGCGATGCCGACACGATTGCGGGCACCGAGTTTGCGCTGGATGTTGGCCACATGGGTCTTGGCGGTGCCGGCGCTGACGAAGAGCGCGGTGCCGATCTCCGCGTTGGTCCGTCCCTGCGCCACCAGCGCCGCGACCTCCGCCTCCCGGTCGGTCAGCGGTTCCGTCGGACCGGGTGGTGCGGGGCGTCGGCGCGGGGGCCGAGGTGGCGCAGCAGTCGTACGGTGACCGACGGGCTGATGAGGACGTCGCCCGCCACGGCCGCGCGGACGGCCTCGGTGAGCAGGGCGGGCCCGGACCGCTTGAGCAGAAAGCCGCAGGCGCCGTTGGCCAGGGCGGTGTGGACGTACGCGTCGAGGTCGAAGGTGGTGACGACGATGACCTTGGTCGGGTCCACCGCGTCGGGGCCGGCCAGGACGCGGGTGACCTCCAGTCCGTCCGGTCCGGGCATACGGATGTCGGCGAGGACGACATCGTCCGGCGGGCGCACCCCGACGCTGGTACCGGTCCCGAACCGGCCCACGACGGGCCGGAACCCCAACTCGCCCTAGGGAGCACTGACATGACGTCATCCACGCCCGCGCCGGACCACCGCCGAACCGCCCGACGGCCGACCGGTCCGCGCCGCCCCCGTGTCCTCGCCCTGGCCGCCGCCCTGTCGTTCACCCTCGCCACGGGCGCGAACGCGGCGACCGGGTCCGCCGGGTCCGCCGCACCCCGAGAGTCCGACGCACGCACCCACCCCGCCGGATCCGCCCTTCCGCAGCTCAAGCGCCTCATCCAGCGCCAGGCGGACGCGTGGAACCGGGGAGACGGCACCGCCTTCGCCGGCACCTATGCCGAGGACGCCGAGTTCATCACCTTCGACGGCACACACCTGCGCGGCCGGGAGGAGATGGCCCGCGACTTCCAGATCTACTTCGACGAGTACACGAAGGGGACCCGCCTGGTCTTCACCGAGGTACCCGTGACCCTGCGCCGTCCGACGCCCGACACAGCCGTCATGATCACCACCGGCTGTGTCGCCGACCCCGGTGAACCGGAATGCCGTCCGGACAGCCATTCCGTCCAGACCTATGTGGCCGCCCACCGGGAGCGCGGCTGGGAACTCGTCTCCTTCCAGAACACCCGGGTCCGGGGGCTCCTGCCGTCGCCGCGCGTGTGACGGACCCCGCCCCGGGGAGGCGAGTTCGGTCTTCCCTCCGGCAAGTCGCGGCGAATGGGGGAGAGTTGGGGAGGCGAACCACCCGGCGACGCGAAGGGATCCCTCATGGCACGGACGTTGGACCGGGTGCTGGCGGTGGTGGCGGAGCGGCGGGCCGAGTTCGAGGAGAAGCGGCACATCCCGCGAGACGTGATCGCCGTGTTCAAGGAGGCGGGACTCTACCGGGCGAGCGCGCCGAGGCGATTCGGCGGCGACGCCCTGCCGCCCGCCGAGTTCCTCCGTCTCGTTGAGCGGATCTCGGTCGTCGACGGCTCGGCCGGCTGGGTCGCGAGCTTCGGATCGGCCCTGGTCTATCTGGCCGCCCTGCCGCTGGACACCCAGGCCGAGTTGTACGCCGACGGGCCCGATGTCGTCTTCGCGGGCGGCCTGTTCCCCGTACGGCCCGCCAAGCGGGTCGCGGGCGGCTACCGGGTCGCGGGCCGCTGGAGGTTCGCCAGCGGCTGCATGGCCGCCGACGTGCTCGGCGTGGGCATCAAGGCCGGAGCGGAGCGGGCCGGACGGCCTCTCACCGCCGTACTGCGCCCCGACCGGGTGAGGATCGCCGAGAACTGGGACGTGGTCGGTCTGCGCGGCACCGGCAGCCATGACCTGGAGGTCGACGGCGAGGTCGTGGGCGAGGAGTGGACGTTCGTGCGCGGCGGCAGGGCCACCGTCGACGAACCCCTCTACCGGTACCCGACCGTTGCGTACGCCTCCCAGGTCCTGGCCGTCGTCGGCCTCGGTGTCGCCCGTGCCGCCCTCGACCACGTCGTCGCACAGGGCGGCAGGCCCGGCCACACCGGCGCTCCCAAGCCGGCCGAACGCGCCACCTACCGCATCGCGGTCGGCCGGGCGGAGGCCCGACTGCGGTCCGCCCGCGCCTTCTTCTACGAGGCCACGGAGGAGACCTGGGCCGCGGTCGAGGCGGGCGACCCCGCGACCGCCGGGCAGGCGAGCACCCTGCGCCTGGCATCCGCCCACCTCGCCAGGACGTCCTTCGAGGTCGTACGGGCCGCCTACCAACTCGGCGGTATCGACGCCGTCGACGAGGCGAGCCCCCTGCAGCGGTACCTGCGTGACGCGTCGGTCGTACCGCAGCACGCCTTCCTCCAGGAAGGCGTGTACGACGGTGCGGGCGCCGTCCTCATGGGCGTCGACCCCTTCCCCGGCTACCCCTGAACCCGTGCGGTCCGCCCGCGCGGCGTGACGGGTGCGCGGCCCGGCGGACCGGGCAGAGTGGGACGGCGCGCACACGCCGTGCGCCGCCGGGCGTGGCGCCGGTCGCACGAGCCCACCCGGTGAAACATGCGAAAGGGGACCATGACCTCTCCGACCTTCGTCTACGGCACGGGGCGCAGCGGTTCGACGGCGCTGTCCCGCATCCTCAACGCCCACCCGGACGTACTGAGTCTGAACGAGTACATGGCCTCCGTCGGCGACGCGGCCTTTCCCGCGGGGGAGGTGGACGGGGAGCAGTTCTGGCAGGCCCTCTACCGTCCGGCGCCGCACTTCGAGCGGATGATCCGCAGCGGTGTGCCGCTGCCGGAGTTCCTGTACACCCGCAGGCCCGGCAGATACGCGTCCGGGACGACGGGTATTCCCGCGCTCTCCCTGATGGTGCTGCCCCATCTCACCGACGACCCGGACGGGCTCCTCGACGAACTCGGCGCGGCGGTGGTCCACTGGCCCCGGCGCACCGCCGCCGAGCACCACCGGGCCCTGTTCGGCCTGCTCTGCGCCCGGTTCGGACGCACCGCCGTCGTGGAGCGCTCCGGCTATTCGACCGGCTGGGCACCGAGACTGCGGGCGGCGTTCCCCGACGCCCGGTTCGTGCACCTGTTCCGTGACGGCCCGGACTGCGCCCTGTCGATGAGCCGCCATCCCGGCTACCGCGCGATCTCCCTGCTCCGCGAGATCAAGGCCCGTTGCGGTGTCGACAGCTTCGCCGACCTGACCCCCGAGCACGTCCGCGCGCTGCCCCCGGACCTGGCACCCCTGCTCGGTGAACGCTTCGACCCCGCCCTGGTGCGCGACCGGCACATCCCGCTGCGTGTCTTCGGCGCCCTGTGGTCCGAACTGGTCACCGAGGCGACGGAGTTCCTCGTCCGGCTGCCCGCCGACCGGCGTGCCACCCTCTCCTACGAGCGTCTCCTGGACCACCCCGCCGAAGAGCTGACCCGCCTGGCGGAGTTCATCGGTGTGGACCCCCTGCCGCACTGGCTGCACACCGGGTCCGCCCTGCTCGACCACGGCCGGCGCGGCTCCGCCCTGAGTCTGCCCGCAGCCGAACTGGCCGGACTCCGGGACGACTGCGCTCCCGGCGCCCGCGTCCTGCGGGCATAGCGTTCACCCTCATTGATTGCAACGAACTGAGGAGATCTCGTTGCGTTGAAAAGTGATTGAGTGCAACGAAATATCGGCTCCCACCTGCCAATATCTCTGATCTACGCAATAACTATGTTGCTGACCTTGTGAATGCAACGTAGCGTTTGCGTATCGAGAAACAAGCGGGCGATCAGGGGGCCGGTCATGGAGGCAGTACAGAGTCGGCAGCAGGCGGCACCCGGCGCCTTCACCGCCTTCGCCCGCTTCGTGGTCTGCGGCGGTGGTGTCGGCGTCGCCTCCAGCTTCGCCGTGGCGGCCCTGGCCTCACGGCTGCCCTGGGCCCTGGCCAACGCCCTGATCACCGTGGTGTCCACGCTCCTCGCCACCGAACTGCACGCCCGCTTCACCTTCGGCGCGGGCGGGCGTGCGACCTGGCGTCAGCACGCGCAGTCGGCCGGGTCGGCGGCGGCGGCGTACGTGGTGACCTGCGGGGCGGTGCTCGTCCTGCGGGAGTCGGTCGCCGAGCCCGGTGCGCTGCTCGAACAGGTCGTCTATCTGTCGGCCTCCGCGCTCGCCGGGGTCGCCCGCTTCGCGGTGCTGCGCCTCGTCGTCTTCGCGCGGAACCGCCCCGGCCGGACGCTCTGCCTCGTCGCCTGACCGTCGGGCGGGGGCCGGGCGGGCCGGGTGCCGCGCTACTCCGCGGAGCCGCTTCCGGCGTAGGCGATGTCCGGCCGGGGCGGCTGTGCCATGCCGGCCCCGAGGAAGTAGTCGGGGTGGTGGGACTGCATGTAGCCCTTGAACGTCATGGCGTTGCGGTAGGCGGGGTTGTGGGCGAGGGTGTACAGCCGGGTGCTGGTCGGCTGGTTCGTGGTGAACACGATCAGCTCGTCGTGGGCGGCGTCGGTGTACACCGCTTCCTCGCGCCAGTCGCCGACCAGGTCACCGACGAGGGTGGGCCCGCCCTGCGCGGCCGTGACCGCGCCGTGGTTCCAGGTGCTGACCAGCCGGGGCAGACCGCCGGTCGGCGTGGGGTTCAGCGGGTTCCACTTCTCGATCTTGCCGTCGTTGAGCAGTTCCATGGTGAGGTCGCCGTCCCACCACAGGCCCAGCTGGGGCCACGGGCGCAGCGCGCTGTTCGGTTCGGTGAGGCGGTCGGCGGCCGCGTTGTACAGGCCCGAGAAGGACCAGACCTCCATGCCGGGGAAGCGGGCGTCGACATCACCGGCCATGCCGCGTCCTACGTCGGCGGGGGCGCCGGTGTGCCGCCAGATCACGGAGCCGGTGGCGGCGTCGTAGGTGTACTCCAGCAGACCGCTCGGGTTGTCCTGCTGGACGCCGTAGCCTTCGAGCCCGGGGCGGCCGGGGTCCAGGTCGGCGAGGTGGAAGCGGTCGCCGTGGACGATGCCCTGGGGTCCCATCGAGTACCGCAGCGAGCCGTCGCCGTCGAGCACGAACCCGATCTCGGCGACCTCGTCCGTGCCGTCGCCGTCGACGTCGACGGCACGGGTGTTGTGCCCGTCGGGCGCGTTCCGGTCGCCGCGCAGCCAGGTCCACTCCTGCCGGAGCGCACTGCCGGTGAAGCGCCAGGCGGCCATCATCAGGTTGAAGGACCCGTCGTCCCGCCGGTTCTTCATGTACGCGACGAGGCTGGGCGTGGTGCCGTTGAGATACGCGACCCCGAGCCGGGCGCCCATCGGACCGTCGGCCAGGTAAGTGGTGGGCACCGCCGCCCAGTTGCGCAGCGCCCCGGTGCGGCCGTCGAGGACGGCCATGAACTGGCGTGCGTCGTCCGCGTGCGTCCAGGTCGTCCCGTCGCCGAACCGCACGCCGTCGGCGATCTTCAGGGCGACCTCCGCGCGGCCGTCGCTGTCGAAGTCGTAGACCGTGACACCGTCCCAGTGGCCCACGTCGATCGTGGACGACCCGGGCTCGATGTTGTCCTGGTTCCGGCTGTTCGGGCCCAGGTCCACGTCCCACAGGAACTGCCCGCGGCCGGTGTACGCCTCCAGCCGCTGGGGCGAGGTCTGCCGGTCCACGACGTAGTCGTACTCGCCGTCGCCGTCGAGGTCACCGGCCCAGACGAACTTCACCGGGCCGCCGGAGCGCAACGGCACCCGGACCACCGGCTCCGTCGCGTGGTTCGCCGTCAGGGTGAAGGCCCCGCTGGGCGCCTGCTCCTGACCGCCCACCACCGGTGCCACGCGATAGCTGTTGGCGCGGGTCAGGTCGGCCGTGGTGTCGGTGAAATTGGTCCCGCCGGTCAGGACGGACGCGGTGAGTCTGGTGTACGCGCCGCCGCCGGTCGACCGGTAGACGTGGAAGCCGATGCCCTCCGGGTCGAGCCCCAGCAGCCGCCAGGAGACCAGGACTTGAGCCGAACCGGAACGCACCGCGACGACCCCGCGCCCGAGGTTCTCCATCATCCGCGCGGCCCGCACCGCCGGGGCGCCCGCCGGGGCGCCCGCCGGGGCGCCCGCCGGGGCGTCCGCCGGAGCCGCGGCGGTGCTCGCGCCGGACGGCGCGAGGCTCGTCGGCCCGGTGAGCAGCGCGGCACAGACGGCCAGTGCCATTGCAGTCATGCGCATGACAATCACTCCTCTTCGTGCGGAGTCGAAACCCGGGGAGAACCGGGGGAGTTGAACCGTTTACACGCTTGCGATGGAAGCAGCGAGAGGTAGGACAGTCAAGGCGCCTGCAAACGCTTTCACACCCGCTTGCCCTCGGGACGGTCGTCGCCGTCCTCCGTCCACTC
The sequence above is drawn from the Streptomyces griseiscabiei genome and encodes:
- a CDS encoding SgcJ/EcaC family oxidoreductase; translation: MTSSTPAPDHRRTARRPTGPRRPRVLALAAALSFTLATGANAATGSAGSAAPRESDARTHPAGSALPQLKRLIQRQADAWNRGDGTAFAGTYAEDAEFITFDGTHLRGREEMARDFQIYFDEYTKGTRLVFTEVPVTLRRPTPDTAVMITTGCVADPGEPECRPDSHSVQTYVAAHRERGWELVSFQNTRVRGLLPSPRV
- a CDS encoding acyl-CoA dehydrogenase family protein, which encodes MARTLDRVLAVVAERRAEFEEKRHIPRDVIAVFKEAGLYRASAPRRFGGDALPPAEFLRLVERISVVDGSAGWVASFGSALVYLAALPLDTQAELYADGPDVVFAGGLFPVRPAKRVAGGYRVAGRWRFASGCMAADVLGVGIKAGAERAGRPLTAVLRPDRVRIAENWDVVGLRGTGSHDLEVDGEVVGEEWTFVRGGRATVDEPLYRYPTVAYASQVLAVVGLGVARAALDHVVAQGGRPGHTGAPKPAERATYRIAVGRAEARLRSARAFFYEATEETWAAVEAGDPATAGQASTLRLASAHLARTSFEVVRAAYQLGGIDAVDEASPLQRYLRDASVVPQHAFLQEGVYDGAGAVLMGVDPFPGYP
- a CDS encoding sulfotransferase family protein, which produces MTSPTFVYGTGRSGSTALSRILNAHPDVLSLNEYMASVGDAAFPAGEVDGEQFWQALYRPAPHFERMIRSGVPLPEFLYTRRPGRYASGTTGIPALSLMVLPHLTDDPDGLLDELGAAVVHWPRRTAAEHHRALFGLLCARFGRTAVVERSGYSTGWAPRLRAAFPDARFVHLFRDGPDCALSMSRHPGYRAISLLREIKARCGVDSFADLTPEHVRALPPDLAPLLGERFDPALVRDRHIPLRVFGALWSELVTEATEFLVRLPADRRATLSYERLLDHPAEELTRLAEFIGVDPLPHWLHTGSALLDHGRRGSALSLPAAELAGLRDDCAPGARVLRA
- a CDS encoding GtrA family protein, encoding MEAVQSRQQAAPGAFTAFARFVVCGGGVGVASSFAVAALASRLPWALANALITVVSTLLATELHARFTFGAGGRATWRQHAQSAGSAAAAYVVTCGAVLVLRESVAEPGALLEQVVYLSASALAGVARFAVLRLVVFARNRPGRTLCLVA
- a CDS encoding rhamnogalacturonan lyase family protein; its protein translation is MRMTAMALAVCAALLTGPTSLAPSGASTAAAPADAPAGAPAGAPAGAPAVRAARMMENLGRGVVAVRSGSAQVLVSWRLLGLDPEGIGFHVYRSTGGGAYTRLTASVLTGGTNFTDTTADLTRANSYRVAPVVGGQEQAPSGAFTLTANHATEPVVRVPLRSGGPVKFVWAGDLDGDGEYDYVVDRQTSPQRLEAYTGRGQFLWDVDLGPNSRNQDNIEPGSSTIDVGHWDGVTVYDFDSDGRAEVALKIADGVRFGDGTTWTHADDARQFMAVLDGRTGALRNWAAVPTTYLADGPMGARLGVAYLNGTTPSLVAYMKNRRDDGSFNLMMAAWRFTGSALRQEWTWLRGDRNAPDGHNTRAVDVDGDGTDEVAEIGFVLDGDGSLRYSMGPQGIVHGDRFHLADLDPGRPGLEGYGVQQDNPSGLLEYTYDAATGSVIWRHTGAPADVGRGMAGDVDARFPGMEVWSFSGLYNAAADRLTEPNSALRPWPQLGLWWDGDLTMELLNDGKIEKWNPLNPTPTGGLPRLVSTWNHGAVTAAQGGPTLVGDLVGDWREEAVYTDAAHDELIVFTTNQPTSTRLYTLAHNPAYRNAMTFKGYMQSHHPDYFLGAGMAQPPRPDIAYAGSGSAE